The genomic interval CTTGCGTATATTCGACCATCAGCGTTCCTCGTCCACCTTTCTGAGCTTCTTCCTTTCGGCGCGGCGGAGCTTCTGCTCCAGCCGGGAGCGGCGGGCGCTCGCGGGAACTCCCGTCTTCTTCCGGGGCTTGCGCGGCTTGAGCCTTCGCCGCAGCTTTTCCCGGAGCCGCTCGAGGGCGGCCTGCCGGTTGCGCGACTGGCTCCGTTCCTCCGTCGCGGCCGCGATCTCGCCCGTCGGCCGGTGAACCAGGCGGACCCCCGTCTCCGTCTTGTTGCGGTGCTGCCCGCCCGGCCCGGACGCGCGGAAGAAGGAGATCGCGCAGTCGCGCTCGAGGTCCTTCGGGTCCTCGGGGATGTCCTCGTAGCGGAAGGGGCGATCCACAGGCGGAATAGTAGCGCGAGCCTCGAAGCGGCCGAGGAATGGCGAAATTCGAAACTCGAAGCACGAAACTCGAAACATCCTCGAAGCACGAATGTTCGAAATTCGAAGGGCGGCCGACGTTTACGCCGAGATTCCTTCGACCGGGCCGGATCCCGTTCAGTCGTTCGATCATTCGAATTTCGTGCTTGTTTCGGATTTCGATATTCGGATTTCGGATTTGATGTGCGCAGCCGGTCCGTGGGCGATAATCCGGCGATGCTGC from Thermoanaerobaculia bacterium carries:
- a CDS encoding peptide chain release factor-like protein; its protein translation is MDRPFRYEDIPEDPKDLERDCAISFFRASGPGGQHRNKTETGVRLVHRPTGEIAAATEERSQSRNRQAALERLREKLRRRLKPRKPRKKTGVPASARRSRLEQKLRRAERKKLRKVDEER